The Argiope bruennichi chromosome 5, qqArgBrue1.1, whole genome shotgun sequence genome segment ttctgtgtactgttttttttttttttttttctttttttttttttcttttttaagtacaattgtttcagaaacgagttcaaatataagtgacacctctgagttaaaaataagcttgtaatatataaaaatacgatctcgtgttattctgttctcatattaaagccataatagaaattattcagtgaacgtatatactttaacaacgtgatagcgtgaagattagatttgtgcccttcaaaatgaaaacattatatcttgagcaaaggcgttgcgtatcgtgtatgaatacaaaggcaaattgagtattcagttttcaattaccttcagttttcaatttcaatgtcgagaaaccctgcagaggattagcgtaCCTTCATTGAGACACtcggtgaagtggtctaaaatcgcccgtttttatttatagaagagtgatattgaaatttcataaatcagtcagttttagtgattgatttagtaggttggagttcaacaatttttattaaaaatattggtgtctcaagaatattttgttaaatatgattcaaagggtagagaacctatgtaaaaatttaaaattcctgattcatcggagcatttattgactaaagttatattaaatataattatttagttaatttagaccattttgttaacaaatgtatgacccaaattagctgatggtagctgattagaatgattatcctaagtatattaaactatgtttgcattaaattaaattttttttattgaattaattgtcaaagctcatagaaaacttttcctccttttacttttcagaaaatatcttatttcattttttttttcattttatacagacacctgcagaaaattacaattttgtttattattaaatttgcaataatagttgatttatttttttaatttaaacttctatcaatgtgatggcaacacgttgataaaagctatttttttaatttgacgtgctcgtacagattaaattttagcataatttaatctaagcataatttataaataagctttaattaaaaaaagctttaatttgatgcaaaaatcgattttgtgctgtaatattttctggttatagcgacaaaacgccgaaattacgcttaatttgtaattaaaattctaattaaaaattttaaaaaatcgctccacggTGCATAttttcgacctccaaggtatatatatatgaaaaatttgataactgtttgtcaaacggtttggactgtagagcgccaacacacacacacacacacgcacgcacgcacgcacgcacaaacatacattgagctttatttataagtatagattatcacatcgggctttggccaaggattctcGGCCACTTCGCggaatggccagccaaagtagaaaatacaacattaattgcaagtatttcggactttggccaaacctcttggccagttcgcgaactggccgtatttcgggctttggccgtaacatatatatatatatacataataatataaagcagaGGCTGAAAAGAGTTAAAACACTATTAATTTTTAGACTTCATTTTTATTCCCAtccaggaggcataatttatgtacaagcagcaATGACAAGGCACATCAACACAGAAaaacacaagagcgaaaagaggaaaagctaatgaaatatttattcccatgattatatactgtgagattttaattgggatttctttacacatgtcgatttaggtaagggaattacagggatcttttaaaagaatgtgttagattgacaaatttttatcccttcactcagtaAGTGGGAACTTGATCAatgtcagcaattttacagagcttctgttgtattaattaaataaaaaaggtcgaattggatcaggaaataattttttatttcctgattgaagaatgaagttaatatgggctgaattaatataaaactttggaaattaattaagattaaattaaattttaaaatatcattaaatataaatatatatatattaattgtgcttgcattattttttaaatttgttgaacaatacagcatattaaattaaaaaataaaatattacacaacaaatttaaatcaaagctTGACACATTTTGGCATCTATTAAAGACTTTCTTGAACTTTCTATCAGAATCATCAAGATATATTCTTGATCTTGCTCACAAAAAgtcaaaagaattttcaaatcttttaatgaagctatgaaatttttcagtattttgttcACTTATTTTAGATAAGCTTTCATacctgttaaaaatttcaattttgtctttaatGCTCAAATGagctgattttcttttctttttttaatggattttattttgtaattcggTTGCAGATAGAAAGGAATTATGGCAATACAGTTCTCAAGTGAAAGCTGGCAGTGCAGCTGTCCTTTTAAATCAATTCAGATTATTCTAATCCAAATAAAAGAACACGAATTCTATCCTATAGGAAAAATACTTGCCAGATGAACATACCCATTTCACAAGTAATCAAATCACAGAATTATAGTTTGGTACAAACATAGACATTGGAATAAGTCTGTGTGTGTTTCAACATGTTACAGTTTACATAAATAGGACCaatatatccataaaatatatacaaattttattaaatattattagtatacCAGTAATATATGTATACTTTTTTCAGAACATACTTATTTGTAgtgacatttttaatgttttcataaaagcAAAATCTAAAACGTATGAGCATTATAACTTAAATTAAAGGTTTTAAAGTGAGTTAATAAGTAATGGCAGAAGAATGCAAgttatatgatttaattatttttgactcGTTCTTCAGGTTTGCACTCATATTTATTATCATAGAAATGAAAATACTAGAAGTGTTGTATGATTCAGTTGAATACAcaaaaaatgaatctgaattttaaatcatttcaacaaGTAACATAtcattttttcgaatttatatatGGTTCATTGATTTACAAGAATACTaactattaatagaaatttaaaaatgtactttttgaaaaaaaattaaattttcttatttaaattttgataaaaagtattaataatattctgtAATGTGTTTCATataatatgaaagaatatataaaaaaaaatcccttaatgCCACCTCTCCCAACTTAACACAAGGAAAGCTCTGAGAGTAATCCAAGAAATGTCTCCTTGTAGTTTTtagacaaattttagaaaattttaaacaacttaATTCAGAGTCTAGTTGATATATCTTGATCCAAATAGATATTTCTTCCACTTCTGCATGAATAATATGTCtatgaaaaatttagtttgaaaccTAAATGTTATTTGATGTTATTTGGTTTTAATCTAAATGTTATTTAGATTAAAACCATGTTTATTTGATCTGGAATTACccatatttcacaaaaaatatatgtaacatatCATACACgtgatgtaattaaattttttaccttCAGTTTCCATTTCTACAATGAATATACCagattaataatttgaaagtcCAACATTTTAGAATCTactaacataaaaatacatttatcattttcttgTACCTCTCTCTGATCCCCTTGGAAGAATATTATTACTAAGCCACTGAGAAGGGGAAAAATCCAACTTTGGTATTGTTAGatctttaaaaattccataaaagcaataaatttctatttgataCATTGAATGAACTGTCAGGACAATTGAACATGTTAAATCCACAGAAATCTAAAGAATAGAGTTgcagtgaatagcttataaaccagttaacagctacgttgcaccagagcaattgcttttgtatcgtggtcatgttactagacTGCGAACCATatggtcccaagttctatcctcgctcatcacaattcaccacattggtgaccttggacgatgatccttcaaccttcatacagctgttgtgacgccatctacccgcaaccaaagtcgtcactCACTTTACACAGCAatagcatcagcaaccactcacccacacatgtTCGACATAACGCTTGGCTCTACTCAAATGGGTTCAGGCACaatagactcaacagctaatacatcatcactcaacagtcatattgttcgtctcacctccgacctactggagggagagtctgtagtgaatagcttataagccacttAACAACTACGGTGCaccagagcaattgcttttgtatgtGGTcgtgttactggactgcgaaccacatggtcccaggttctatccttgcacATCACATACCGCAACagggtataatttttttcatccaaacaATGCAAAATAATACCACCATTTACAtaccaataaattttttagttaatattgtCACTAAATATTGTCTAAAAAATGTAGTTAAGTTACATATTTGGCAACTTAtctcttttaaagaattatagtTTGTCGACtgtatcacattttaatttagttactattttatgaatgatttctcaactttgttcttaaaataatagattttcaaaattatatatttattaattaaactagaTTTCTCTATGcaagcataaaatgaaaaaaaaaaactttagcaaaaaaaatttaaaaacttattaatagaCAAGGAGCTCAGATTAAATTATGTTTTCCTGTGTACTATTGACAGAGATACCCAGTACTATTGACAGAGACTGGCAGAAATActgtgcatatatatttttttagttttaaaatagctTACTGGATTTGGAGATCTCATGCTTGCACGTTTTGTAGATCCTTCTTCATCATCTCGCTTTAGAATTCTTTTCTTGGCCatttattacaattacaaaaattacacaAACTTTCAAGTTCACTGCAAAAAGACGTACGCATACGTGCTGCGTTGAAGAGCACTTTTACCAGCTTTGCTGATTAATTGTTTTTACCCTTTTGAATTATGTACACAATTAAGTTGATTTATCTCAAATCAAATTGCCCAAAACACACACGTGCTGTCATGATTATAAACACTAAATAGTAAATACTAATCCAATTGAACgaatcgttaaaaataaaaaaatatcaacccACAAGGATAAAAGTCATTCAAAATTAGCTAATATGCACGAAACGATCTTACTGAAAATTTTGATTGCTTTATATAAGTAGAAAGAGATTTTTGAATTTCTGCATTCTAGTTCAGGGGATTCGCTTTAGCAATAGTAATACATCAAAGTGAACTGAAGCGAATGAAAATCTGTTGttatttggataaatatttttttttttgtatgtgtgttaTGTatagtattgtaattttttcctGCCTTTAATTTCTGGGGAATTGTAACGTAAGTGAAAATATCTTTTGCTCAGAAGCTTtccttttattactaaaataaaatagttaatctttttattaattggcattttttaaagtaactatTTGCGGAGAAAATGCTTACGTTTGATAtccttgattcttttttttatttcattatattcttattacatatttaattatctatttgatgatctatctttaaaatgtttgtcggcttttAGAATAATAtgcttcaataataattattaataaataataatcatttgtaaCTAAATTCTTCTTTGAAACTTACATTTGcaggtatgaaaaaaaaaaaagaagcatttaatgatatataatgtatataatgcactatttttataatagaaaacatATTCTTGTCACCTTTTCCGTACaagttcaatttattaaattcttctgtTTCAAAAAGTGTCAaagtatatttatgaataatagaaATGAACTTGAATGAAATTCTAGACAGATtgctaaaattatgttttttagcATTCCATAAAAAATCGCTTTTAGGAAAAGTAAAGTAAACTACATTTGGTACTTcactatttatttacttttaaattttgagtgcAAGTTTCAGCAAAGAATTATTTCTCGAGTTACATGTGGGAAAccggaataaatttaaataataataagatgatATGTCattaaaaagtgatataatttcaaataacttttatctttttagttCTTATTTTAGAATGGTTTAATTAACTGTCAATTGCAATTAGAATACTCTCTGGATACATTACACATCATGCTTATATTTCTAcaacttttaactattttttttccatataattgtGAATAAAAAGTAACTCTAATGCATGATTTACATAATATCGAGAAGGCTGAGTTATATTTCATATACTATTGTCGGAAAGCAGATTTTAAAGTAAGGAAGTGAATGTATGTTTATATATgggaaaatattatagaaaagaaaaatgaatgaaatttttaaacagtgtttaaaatatacaaacttttaaaaaaaattcattgttgctTAATACTGAACTGTAATTTCCACAGCATTAATTTGaagttcagaaattttatttagtgtGTTTTAAATAGTAACTATTTTCAGTAtagaaaaataagccaaatcACCATTCTTTGGAAGGGATGGAGgaaaatttcagaatgaaatatttgtagcagcaacaaaaataatctgagttaaattttaaataaaaattaataattttagttaaaatttctgaaaataattttaatcaaattgagagttcaataaattgaaattaattatttaatttttactgttgaattaaaatgtaattaattattgaattaaaatttaatggaaaaaggTGTCATCTAAGTTATGCAGAAATCATCATACAGTGTGTAACTTTAAATTCGCAGTTCACttttacaaagatttaatatatattgctagtagatttaacattttatgtgTTTAATGCATGTTAAATCTATGATTTAAACATCAATGTTTGTATAGTATTAAATGTTTGAGAATAAAACTGATCTTATTCAATTGTCATATAAGATTCATTCTCACATTCCTCATGTACCTCAGTTTGGCgcatagattatttatttattattttctttcatttcagaaaaacatGGTGTCACATTCAGATGGAGACTCTGCTTCCCAGAATGGTCATTCTGATAAGGTTTCAAGGAAACGATATAAGCACCACCGAAAATCTGTTTCTAAATCCCCACCATATAAATCAGTTCATCGCAATTATTCAAGATCTccaaaaagaaatcataaaagcCATAGATCTTCTCCCATTAATTCTTCTTATAAGCGTAAAAATTATTCTGAGTCCCCAGATTCAAACCATAATTCTTCTAGATCGAAGTCATCTTCTCCTAAAAGACATCGTAGAAATGATAGATCTCGATCCCCTTTGCATTCCCATTACAAAACTGAAAAACATTCGAGATCATTctcaaatcatataaaaaatacttatagtCGTTCACGTTCTTCATCTGTAGATGAAAAGACTTCTCAAAAGTATAGTAAATATCAGACAGGCAAATCTAGATCACCATCATCTAAAGCAAATTACCGTAATCAATCCATATCTCCACCTAAAAGTCACAATAGACAATCAACATCACATTCCCCCTCACGCATATCTCATAATAGAGGAGGTCATCAGAAGAACAATAGATATTATTCACGCTCCCCATCAATGGATAGAAAATCATCCAAGAAATTTAGTGAAGATTCTCCaattaagaaacataaaatgTCAAAGAAAAGGCACCACTCTTCAGAAAGTTCTTCAGATGAAGCTCCTAATAATAGAATGCCAAAAAATCCCCAAAATAgttatgaagaaagaaattttcatgatCCTCGAGATAATTTCTCTAGAAAATTTGGTGAATATGATGATGCAGGAGATCGAAACTATGGAAGAAATAGGAAGAATTGGGCAGCCCAAGAAGATTTTATGGACAGGTAATTAGAGTTAGAAAtcatggaaattttaatatttctgttctATTTACAGTGAATTAATTTGAGAGTAAACTTTCTACCAGCTGATGGGTTTTatgattagaaaatgaaaatactttatattttcataattttataaaatatggcaAATTTATTTACTGTCTATCTTATTACTTGGAAGAGGCCACCattcttcatttgaatttaagTTGAGATAGCATGACATTTTCTAAATAGTGAGATGGAAAATGAATTCCTAATATTCTGTTTTCAATGTTGTTAGTAGGAATGTTAAAATTATGGAATCTGGGGGATTTTATGAATGTTATGTATTCACTTTGTATTTTCATGATGTGCATGGAATAtgttgtattaatttaatttcaaatccaaTGTCCCTCTTTTTgataggaaaaagaaaatatcttggGTGAATGTAAGATGGCAAAACATAAGATGCTGCATTAGCAGTTTCTCTGCTCTCTCTTGttgtcatttaatttcaaaatactcaaCTATTATGCATATTAGTTCAGTcatcaaaaatactaaatttatatccgtttatttattttcatgttttttattattacttatttcccTCTAATTAATTcccttttggatttttttttctatttctttttttaaaattacacttgCTCTTTATTTAATCTgcagaaagtataattttttttaaaattatttggctgtgtacaatatattattattttataatattttgaaccaaaaaattgtttttaattaactgaaattaaaattaaaattttaggaaaatcatTCTGTAGTGAACATTGTCTAACTtctaattgtttcaaatttttaactctttGTCAAATGATCTATCCTCTTAAGTGCTGATATGTATCCCATTTGTAGATATATCAATTAACAAAGTGTCTGAATGATAggaaaattgtcataaaatgttCTTACTGaaactaaatactttttattcttggTTATCTACTGCAAAATTAGGTTAGATTGTAAATTAATCCACAATTAAGAAATGGAGAAATCACTTTCTGATAGAAATTCATTGTTCAtatgttaaaaaagttttctcaataaatggatgaaaatttttgtataagtTCTTTGATTCAATATATTTGTATTCTATGTTGGTCTGTTAATTTGTGTAATTTATACTTTAGATTAATAAAAGTATgcgtaatatattaaatatatttatttatgtgtattATAGAAGAAGAATGGAGAGAGAGAAAATAGGAGCAGGAGGTGTTCCAACAATCT includes the following:
- the LOC129968849 gene encoding NKAP family protein CG6066-like yields the protein MVSHSDGDSASQNGHSDKVSRKRYKHHRKSVSKSPPYKSVHRNYSRSPKRNHKSHRSSPINSSYKRKNYSESPDSNHNSSRSKSSSPKRHRRNDRSRSPLHSHYKTEKHSRSFSNHIKNTYSRSRSSSVDEKTSQKYSKYQTGKSRSPSSKANYRNQSISPPKSHNRQSTSHSPSRISHNRGGHQKNNRYYSRSPSMDRKSSKKFSEDSPIKKHKMSKKRHHSSESSSDEAPNNRMPKNPQNSYEERNFHDPRDNFSRKFGEYDDAGDRNYGRNRKNWAAQEDFMDRRRMEREKIGAGGVPTIWGTSPSKISDSDENDTEDEKQRVDMKSKNSGKKKHKTKKSKKEKKKKKKKEKKAKKSKRESSSSSDSEDLKEFETWVEKKKLEEGEEDTSVGPLPKTHVQLSAKDYGKALLPGEGAAMAAYVAEGKRIPRRGEIGLTSDQIQAFEAVGYVMSGSRHRRMEAVRLRKENQIYSADEKRALAMFNREERQKRETKILSQFKEMIKAATNTE